GATCCTCGAAGCGTTATCCTCGCAACTCGGTCTGGCCCTGAACGAGGTAAGGCTGCTTGAGGGGCTTTACCTGGCTAACCAGCGCATCGAATTCGACCTGCGTATGGGCCGCAACGTGCAGAACCAGATTATTCCCAAACGACTTGATCCCTGGAACGGGATTCGGTTCTTTTTCCATTACGCTCCTATGACTGAAGTCAGCGGCGACTATTTCAGAGTCTTTCGTGACGAAAACAGCGTTACGCTCTTCCTTGCCGACGTCGCCGGACACGGCGTCGCCGCGGCGATGGTGACGATGATTATCCATCACCACCTTGAAGTATTGATGGAAAAGACGAATGCTCTTCCAGAGCTGTTTGAAGAGTTGAATCGCAGCATCCGACCGAACCTGCCCGATGGTGTTTACTTTACCGCGCAGATATTTCGAATCTACGAAGACAACAGCTACGGCTTCGTGAACGGCGGCCATGTGCGACCGGTCATCCTCAGAAGCGATAGCGAAAAATGCGAACTGATCGACGCTCCGGGCCTTCCGCTCGGTATCGCCGACGTTCGCAAAGAAGACTATCGCATGACGTCGGGGCAGCTTGACGAAGGCGATCTTGTCTTTCTTCTGAGCGACGGCTTTCAGGAGCAGAAGAACGCCGGCGGCGAAGAGGCGACGACGAAGAGAGTGCTTTCATGGATTCTCGAAGAACGCAACCGGTTGATGAACCGAAAAGGCATCGTCGAGGCCGAAGAGCTTGGGTTATCCTTCCTCTCGCGATACGAACAGTATCGGGACGGCGCTCCGACGGGCGACGACCTGAGCATGATTATGCTTCAAATCTCGCCTCTTCTTTCTCGTTCGCGAGCGCAGTACGCAAAGGCTCGCAAGGCGACGACGCTTGAAGAGAAGCTCGAACTCTGCGAGCAGATACATCATGCCGAGCCGTCGCTGCTTGCGAACCTGCTCTATATGGGGCGGCTCCTGTATAAACTACAGGACTACCAGAGATCTGAGGCCGTGCTGAAGCAGTATCTCGAAACGAGCGGAAGCGTGAATCCCGAAGTCATCTATCTCGTCGGATCGGCCATCAAGCATCAGGACCGACTCAAAGAAGCGCGCAAGTACTTTCGCTGGGCACTTGCGGTCGATCCCGTACATCTGCCTTCGCTCATGTGCATGGTGAAAAGCTACCTGAAAGAAGAACGATCGGATGACGCTTTGCTTGTTCTCAATCAGGCGGCCCGAGAAGGCCTGCGCGATGAACGTGTTCTACAATTAATCAAACGCATTGAAAAGAAAAGGAGCCTGTCATGATTCGCCCGGTAAACGCCAATCCTCTTATGCGCGTCGCCCGCATCGTCCTCACGGTGGCCGTCGCTTTTATCCCGCTCTCACTTTTCGCTCAGGAAGCTCCCGATCCCGTGGCCGTTCTGAGACAGGAAACGAACTGGCTC
This region of Leptonema illini DSM 21528 genomic DNA includes:
- a CDS encoding SpoIIE family protein phosphatase, with protein sequence MIGVKFGKRKVVNYRGSQMVVGGLTSKNKIDILIYIARELASVNKQEDLFERVLSLCEEIFEADNIHLRLWNENENKLKIIRSLRPMDPPARDLRSGEGFSGTVYKKGEPHLVADLTKHMELLDEGEQTRSVVCVPILYKAMVMGTLSVEKSISYFYREDDLEILEALSSQLGLALNEVRLLEGLYLANQRIEFDLRMGRNVQNQIIPKRLDPWNGIRFFFHYAPMTEVSGDYFRVFRDENSVTLFLADVAGHGVAAAMVTMIIHHHLEVLMEKTNALPELFEELNRSIRPNLPDGVYFTAQIFRIYEDNSYGFVNGGHVRPVILRSDSEKCELIDAPGLPLGIADVRKEDYRMTSGQLDEGDLVFLLSDGFQEQKNAGGEEATTKRVLSWILEERNRLMNRKGIVEAEELGLSFLSRYEQYRDGAPTGDDLSMIMLQISPLLSRSRAQYAKARKATTLEEKLELCEQIHHAEPSLLANLLYMGRLLYKLQDYQRSEAVLKQYLETSGSVNPEVIYLVGSAIKHQDRLKEARKYFRWALAVDPVHLPSLMCMVKSYLKEERSDDALLVLNQAAREGLRDERVLQLIKRIEKKRSLS